The following are encoded together in the Flavihumibacter fluvii genome:
- a CDS encoding SusC/RagA family TonB-linked outer membrane protein — MKKIISLWLFMLFAIAEMKGQGRTLTGRVTDAKTGVPIIGVTVSVKGGKAATQTNNEGIYRLADVPEGSSLIFSFISYRSFERKVLSGTTLDVALEEEASQMNEVIVTANAIKREARSLGYATSTIKNDELTRGKDRSVLNSLQGKVAGVQITGSSGGVGSSTRIVFRGGTSLIGNNQALMVVDGIPIDNSQIDTKDNLNNQVDAGNRGNDLNPDDIEAVTVLKGPAAAALYGSRASNGALIITTKSGKLKGGKKTEIIVSSAYNQESILRLPEFQNEYGQGGKKEPDSRENFSWGPKFDGKVKPWGQQIGDSIRVKPYVGLKDNVKEFFDYGHTFNNGVSFSQNNDNSAYFVSFNNLDQQGVMPGTAYNRTSVRLNGSTEFAHNFYSSASVNYVRATGDLSTQGQGASPYEQILQTPRDISLLELKDYRNKFNDLYGYYGAYTVNPWYFLGEDAYKSAVDRLLANVQVGYKPVKWMDINYRIGTDFSADKRRQNVSKRVITDPLNQNYGNRYDGKYEETSIDIREFTSDLMISGKRKLGENLSLSVLLGHNVRSRDFSSQISTANGLVVPGVYNLANSKNRPTTSNQIINRRLWGIYTDINFAYKNYLFFGITARNDWSSTLPDGNNSFFYPSVNASLVFSELFKLPEFITYGKLRGSIAQVGNDAPPYALQSVFESGTVTDGYANSKLNFPLNGVPGFTQGDVIGNPNLRPEITTSFEGGIDLGLFNDRVGIEATIYSNESRDQILTVPIAASSGFTSQTLNAGSITNKGIELLLRAQPVRTRNFTWEITGTYTRNRSRVNELFPGVEQIELGGFVGATLVAKVGQPYGTFFGAGFLKDPEGRVVVDEATGYPITDPVAKTHGSIQPDYMASLLNSFSFKGFTFTFLLDGRKGGVLYSRTRSLQTFVGTDPRTLYNNRDAFVVPNSVIQTADGKFQANTVPVLDAQDYWTNYVANNAIDQLIDASFLKLREVSINYRIPKSWIQNWPVTAIQVGLSGRNLFLWTPAENTYSDPEASSFGTSNIQGFEYGTIPSIRSYGANLKLIF; from the coding sequence ATGAAGAAAATTATAAGCCTTTGGTTGTTCATGCTATTCGCTATTGCAGAGATGAAAGGCCAGGGGCGGACGCTTACCGGAAGAGTTACAGATGCTAAAACAGGGGTGCCTATAATTGGCGTAACTGTTTCTGTAAAAGGTGGCAAGGCTGCCACCCAAACCAATAATGAAGGTATATATCGCCTTGCTGATGTGCCTGAGGGGAGTAGCCTCATTTTTTCGTTTATCAGTTACCGGTCATTTGAAAGGAAAGTTTTATCTGGTACCACACTCGATGTTGCATTGGAGGAAGAAGCCAGCCAGATGAATGAAGTAATTGTTACAGCCAATGCCATTAAGCGCGAAGCCAGGAGTCTTGGTTACGCTACCTCTACCATTAAAAATGATGAACTCACCAGGGGTAAAGACCGAAGCGTATTAAACTCCCTGCAGGGTAAAGTGGCTGGTGTTCAGATCACAGGAAGCTCAGGCGGTGTGGGTAGTTCTACCAGGATCGTATTTCGCGGTGGCACTTCACTCATCGGAAATAACCAGGCTTTGATGGTAGTGGATGGTATACCGATTGATAATTCCCAGATTGATACAAAGGATAACCTGAACAACCAGGTTGATGCCGGTAACCGGGGTAATGACCTGAACCCGGATGATATTGAAGCTGTTACTGTGCTGAAAGGTCCGGCTGCCGCAGCCTTGTATGGCAGCAGGGCTTCTAACGGTGCCCTTATCATTACCACCAAATCGGGCAAACTTAAAGGGGGTAAGAAAACTGAAATCATCGTGAGCAGTGCATACAACCAGGAATCGATTTTACGCCTGCCGGAATTTCAGAATGAGTATGGCCAGGGTGGCAAGAAAGAACCTGACTCCAGGGAGAATTTCAGTTGGGGTCCCAAATTTGATGGAAAGGTAAAACCATGGGGACAACAGATTGGCGATTCCATCCGGGTTAAACCATATGTCGGATTGAAAGACAACGTGAAGGAATTTTTCGATTACGGTCACACGTTTAATAATGGCGTTTCCTTTTCACAGAATAATGATAATTCAGCCTATTTTGTATCATTCAATAACCTCGACCAGCAGGGTGTAATGCCTGGTACAGCGTATAACCGTACTTCAGTACGCCTCAATGGAAGTACAGAATTTGCCCATAATTTTTATAGCAGTGCCAGCGTGAATTATGTCAGGGCTACCGGCGACCTTTCTACACAGGGCCAGGGAGCTTCACCTTATGAACAGATCTTGCAAACCCCCCGTGATATCTCGCTGTTGGAACTTAAGGATTACCGGAATAAGTTTAACGACCTCTATGGGTACTATGGTGCATATACAGTGAACCCCTGGTATTTCCTGGGCGAAGATGCCTATAAATCAGCCGTTGACCGTTTACTGGCTAACGTGCAGGTTGGGTATAAACCGGTAAAATGGATGGACATCAATTACCGGATCGGTACAGATTTTTCTGCCGATAAACGCCGCCAGAATGTTTCTAAAAGGGTGATAACCGATCCGTTAAACCAGAATTACGGTAACCGCTATGATGGCAAATATGAAGAAACCAGTATCGATATTCGTGAGTTTACTTCCGACCTGATGATCAGTGGAAAAAGGAAACTGGGCGAAAACCTGAGTTTGTCGGTATTGTTAGGGCACAACGTAAGGAGCCGCGATTTTTCGAGCCAGATCAGTACTGCGAACGGACTGGTGGTGCCCGGTGTTTATAACCTTGCTAACTCCAAGAACAGGCCAACCACCAGTAACCAGATCATTAACCGCAGGCTTTGGGGCATATATACTGATATAAATTTCGCCTACAAAAATTACCTTTTCTTTGGTATCACTGCCCGGAATGACTGGTCTTCCACTTTGCCGGATGGCAACAATAGTTTCTTTTATCCCAGTGTAAATGCCTCTCTGGTATTCAGTGAATTATTCAAACTACCTGAATTCATTACCTATGGCAAATTGCGTGGAAGCATTGCACAGGTGGGTAATGATGCCCCGCCATATGCCCTTCAATCGGTATTTGAATCAGGTACTGTAACTGATGGTTATGCGAATTCTAAGCTCAATTTTCCTTTGAATGGTGTGCCGGGATTTACGCAGGGCGATGTTATTGGTAACCCTAACCTGAGACCGGAAATCACAACATCTTTCGAAGGAGGGATAGACCTTGGACTATTTAATGACCGGGTCGGCATAGAAGCAACAATATATTCAAATGAAAGCCGCGACCAGATTCTTACAGTACCCATTGCAGCAAGTTCAGGATTTACCAGCCAGACCCTGAATGCGGGTTCTATCACCAATAAAGGCATCGAACTCCTTTTAAGGGCACAACCTGTGCGTACCCGGAATTTTACCTGGGAAATAACAGGAACCTATACACGAAACAGGAGCCGTGTGAATGAATTATTCCCTGGTGTTGAACAGATTGAACTGGGTGGTTTTGTAGGTGCCACTTTAGTTGCAAAAGTAGGTCAACCATATGGCACCTTCTTTGGCGCCGGGTTCCTCAAAGATCCTGAGGGAAGGGTAGTAGTGGATGAAGCTACCGGTTATCCCATTACAGACCCGGTCGCGAAAACACATGGTAGTATTCAACCTGATTATATGGCCAGTTTGTTGAATTCATTCAGCTTCAAAGGATTTACATTCACCTTTTTACTCGATGGCAGGAAAGGTGGGGTATTATATTCCCGCACAAGATCTCTGCAAACCTTTGTGGGTACGGATCCACGTACATTATATAACAACCGTGATGCTTTTGTTGTACCAAATAGTGTGATCCAGACAGCAGATGGAAAATTCCAGGCAAATACAGTACCTGTTTTGGATGCGCAGGATTACTGGACAAACTATGTGGCTAATAATGCCATTGACCAACTGATCGATGCCAGTTTCCTTAAACTGCGCGAAGTAAGCATCAACTACCGTATTCCAAAAAGTTGGATTCAAAACTGGCCTGTAACGGCTATCCAGGTTGGCTTGAGCGGAAGAAACCTCTTCCTCTGGACACCAGCTGAAAATACCTATTCAGATCCGGAAGCCAGTTCATTCGGAACAAGTAACATCCAGGGTTTTGAATATGGTACAATCCCATCGATCCGCAGTTATGGCGCTAACCTGAAACTGATTTTCTAA
- a CDS encoding fumarylacetoacetate hydrolase family protein has product MKIFCIGRNYVAHAKELGNDVPDEPVVFMKPKSALLQSHTPFYYPEFTNELHYECELVLRISKNGKYIQDRYASKYYDAITTGIDFTARDIQNELKEKGLPWEKAKAWDNSAVIGKWVPLDDIKNKKEITFSLLKNKEVVQEGNSNLMIFNFDKIVAHISNYFSVNIGDLIFTGTPAGVGECVVGDELEGYMNDQLMFAVEIK; this is encoded by the coding sequence ATGAAGATATTCTGTATAGGCCGTAATTATGTGGCACACGCCAAGGAGTTGGGCAATGATGTGCCTGATGAACCGGTTGTCTTCATGAAGCCTAAAAGTGCGCTACTTCAATCGCATACTCCATTTTATTACCCGGAGTTTACCAACGAATTGCATTATGAATGTGAGCTCGTCCTCCGGATCAGTAAAAATGGAAAATATATCCAGGACCGCTATGCCAGTAAGTATTATGATGCTATAACCACCGGTATTGATTTTACAGCCCGGGATATCCAGAATGAACTGAAAGAAAAAGGCCTTCCCTGGGAAAAAGCAAAAGCCTGGGATAATTCAGCCGTTATTGGCAAATGGGTTCCACTTGATGACATCAAGAATAAAAAGGAAATTACGTTTAGCCTGTTAAAAAACAAGGAAGTAGTGCAGGAAGGCAACTCCAACCTTATGATCTTCAATTTTGATAAAATAGTCGCACATATTTCCAATTATTTCTCAGTAAATATCGGCGACCTCATTTTCACCGGGACACCTGCCGGCGTTGGAGAATGTGTGGTAGGAGATGAACTGGAAGGTTATATGAACGACCAGCTCATGTTCGCAGTAGAAATAAAATAA
- a CDS encoding alpha-ketoacid dehydrogenase subunit alpha/beta, with amino-acid sequence MADIYEQHRTVCKYVHSTSRGHEAIQLALAYQLEPADFVSPYYRDESLLLGLGFTPYQLMLQLLAKADDPFSGGREYYSHPNAKGAGKPTIIHQSSATGMQVIPTTGIAQGVKFLEQYLPGQLKKTRSGDWPVVVCSLGDASLTEGEVSEALQFAVLKKLPILYLVQDNGWGISARAEESRIMDAWEYAAGFPGLERIKINGSDFDECHFKLEQIVRTIRRERRPFIVQANVPLLGHHTSGVRREFYRTAADLEKDAALDPRLILRKRLKTIGVNEIELLEIEKRAEQEISTSFQQAIEASEPDPATVADFVFVPTPVIEEKGLREPGVRDKIMMVDAALFAIREIMEEYPEAIFYGQDVGRRLGGVFREAATLAEKFGDHRVFNTAIQEAYIIGSTVGLSAVGLKPIVEVQFGDYIYPGLNQLVSEIAKSAYLSCGKFPVQTLIRVPVGAYGGGGPYHSGSIESTLLSIKGIKVVYPSNAADMKGLMKAAFLDPNPVVMLEHKGLYWSKLPGTETARMEEPSFDYIIPLGKASIALPAFSLRVEEGNSCCVITYGMGVYWAKAAATALPGQVEVIDLRCLYPLDEQLVFETVKRHGKCLVLTEEQQNNSFAEALAGRIGYHCFKWLDAPVEVMGALNLPAVPMNMGLEAAMLPNADKLRIRLEALLDA; translated from the coding sequence ATGGCTGACATTTACGAACAGCATCGCACTGTTTGTAAGTATGTGCATTCAACGTCCCGCGGGCATGAAGCCATCCAGCTTGCCCTCGCTTACCAGCTGGAGCCGGCAGATTTCGTGAGTCCGTATTACCGCGACGAAAGCCTTTTACTTGGCCTGGGCTTCACCCCCTACCAACTCATGTTACAATTATTGGCCAAAGCAGATGATCCATTTTCCGGCGGCAGGGAATACTATAGCCACCCTAATGCAAAGGGCGCTGGCAAGCCAACGATCATCCACCAGAGTAGCGCAACAGGTATGCAGGTTATTCCAACGACAGGCATAGCCCAGGGGGTAAAATTCCTTGAGCAATACCTGCCCGGCCAGCTAAAGAAAACGCGCTCCGGCGATTGGCCGGTGGTGGTTTGCTCCCTTGGTGATGCCAGCCTTACTGAAGGTGAAGTGAGTGAAGCCCTCCAATTTGCTGTTCTTAAGAAATTGCCTATCCTTTACCTGGTTCAGGATAACGGTTGGGGAATCAGTGCCCGCGCTGAAGAATCACGCATCATGGATGCCTGGGAATATGCGGCTGGTTTCCCCGGATTGGAAAGAATAAAGATCAATGGCAGCGATTTTGATGAATGTCATTTTAAGTTGGAACAAATCGTACGAACCATCCGCAGGGAACGCCGGCCATTTATCGTCCAGGCCAACGTACCCTTATTGGGCCACCATACCAGCGGGGTCAGGAGAGAGTTTTACCGCACGGCTGCAGACCTGGAAAAAGATGCAGCACTGGATCCGCGCCTTATCCTCAGGAAAAGGCTTAAAACTATTGGTGTCAATGAAATTGAGTTGCTGGAAATAGAAAAAAGGGCGGAACAGGAGATCAGTACCAGTTTTCAGCAAGCGATAGAAGCATCTGAGCCAGATCCGGCAACTGTAGCTGATTTTGTTTTTGTTCCAACCCCGGTCATTGAAGAAAAGGGACTTCGGGAACCCGGAGTCCGCGATAAAATCATGATGGTGGACGCAGCCTTGTTTGCGATCAGGGAAATTATGGAAGAATACCCCGAAGCGATATTTTACGGGCAGGATGTAGGCCGGCGCCTGGGTGGTGTTTTTCGCGAAGCTGCAACACTGGCTGAAAAATTCGGTGATCACAGAGTATTCAATACCGCTATACAGGAAGCCTATATCATTGGTTCAACTGTCGGGTTGAGTGCAGTTGGATTAAAGCCTATCGTCGAAGTGCAGTTTGGTGATTATATCTATCCCGGACTAAATCAACTGGTGTCAGAAATCGCTAAATCAGCTTACCTGAGCTGCGGGAAATTTCCTGTCCAGACCCTGATCAGGGTGCCTGTTGGTGCATATGGTGGTGGTGGCCCTTACCATAGCGGCAGTATAGAATCAACCCTTTTATCTATCAAAGGGATTAAAGTGGTGTATCCGTCTAATGCTGCAGATATGAAGGGGTTGATGAAAGCTGCTTTCCTGGATCCTAATCCGGTGGTAATGCTTGAGCACAAAGGACTTTACTGGAGTAAACTCCCCGGTACTGAAACAGCAAGAATGGAAGAGCCTTCCTTCGATTATATCATACCACTGGGCAAAGCGAGTATCGCACTGCCCGCATTTTCCTTGCGTGTAGAAGAAGGCAACAGCTGTTGCGTTATCACCTACGGCATGGGGGTGTATTGGGCAAAAGCAGCAGCTACAGCATTGCCTGGCCAGGTAGAAGTAATTGACCTTCGGTGTTTATATCCATTAGATGAGCAACTGGTATTTGAAACAGTAAAAAGGCACGGTAAGTGTTTGGTGCTTACTGAAGAACAACAGAATAATTCCTTTGCCGAGGCACTGGCAGGAAGAATTGGCTACCACTGTTTTAAATGGTTGGATGCACCTGTAGAGGTAATGGGTGCCCTGAACCTCCCTGCAGTACCGATGAATATGGGACTGGAGGCTGCCATGTTACCCAATGCCGATAAATTACGCATCCGCCTCGAAGCCTTATTGGACGCATAA
- the pth gene encoding aminoacyl-tRNA hydrolase, translating into MSKFLIVGLGNIGAEYANTRHNIGFDIIDELVKKMDGHFRTDRLADVAEIRIKGKQLVCIKPSTYMNLSGRAVKYWSDKEKVPPENILVLVDELALPLDRLRIRGSGSDGGHNGLRSIQEHLGTTEYPRLRFGIGNNYPKGRQADFVLSKWTAEEWPLVLFKVKKSVELIEQFVHGGLASAMNLYNNMVYKL; encoded by the coding sequence ATGAGTAAATTTCTGATCGTTGGACTGGGAAATATTGGCGCGGAATACGCCAATACCCGCCATAATATTGGTTTTGACATCATAGATGAACTGGTCAAAAAGATGGATGGCCATTTCAGGACCGACAGGCTGGCAGATGTCGCGGAAATCAGGATCAAGGGTAAACAGCTGGTTTGTATAAAACCCAGCACCTATATGAACCTGAGCGGCCGCGCTGTTAAATACTGGAGCGATAAAGAAAAAGTGCCGCCTGAAAATATCCTCGTATTGGTAGACGAACTGGCCCTGCCCCTGGACCGCCTGCGGATAAGGGGATCTGGCAGTGATGGCGGCCACAACGGGCTTCGCAGCATCCAGGAACACCTTGGTACAACCGAATACCCCAGGTTGCGGTTTGGTATCGGTAACAACTACCCGAAAGGTCGGCAGGCGGACTTTGTCCTCAGTAAATGGACTGCTGAAGAATGGCCACTGGTGCTGTTTAAAGTGAAGAAAAGTGTCGAACTTATTGAGCAATTTGTACACGGGGGACTGGCATCAGCCATGAACTTGTATAACAATATGGTCTACAAGTTATGA
- a CDS encoding SusD/RagB family nutrient-binding outer membrane lipoprotein, with the protein MLRKNKFFHSFTLAFALLTFSSCSKDFLDINTDPNNPTRATVDLVLPTALGVSAYNLGNGYQILGGLWGQFWTQGPTASQYKQIDQYSINSTSYGRQWESVYSGPLSDFKYLVDEGTRTGQNNYAAIGKIMQAYIFQVMTDLHGDIPFSEALSANEGNSKPKFDTQEQVYDGLIVLLDQGIALIDEQSSQHPTSDDFFFNGDMHLWKKFANTLKLKIFLRQAYTRPAVAEAGVKALYAASAEFIDYQEDALVPFNTEQFNQNPLFATYQTLTSDNLIASNTVLNYLEATNDPRTDVFFSRATAAPNAGSHAGIDQGNGPNLLGNQNANSYSRPGPAVGGPITADEPDGGAAAPVIFMSSAESYFLQAEAVARGWGDGDARQLYEDGILLSFLHWDISETAYGNYVSQAAVKFPEGGSAEQKIQQIITQKWVSFCGTENLEAWNEWRRTGYPDIFEISATTSIGNIFPVRILYADSEVSRNPNTPAQKTVKDKIWWDVNTSGQN; encoded by the coding sequence ATGCTACGCAAGAATAAATTCTTCCATTCCTTTACCCTGGCTTTTGCACTGCTTACCTTTAGCAGTTGCAGCAAGGATTTTTTAGACATCAATACAGACCCGAATAACCCAACAAGGGCAACCGTTGACCTCGTATTACCAACTGCACTTGGCGTAAGCGCCTATAACCTGGGCAACGGTTACCAGATATTAGGTGGCTTATGGGGGCAATTCTGGACCCAGGGACCCACTGCCAGCCAGTATAAACAAATTGACCAGTATTCCATTAACAGCACCAGTTACGGCCGCCAATGGGAAAGTGTATATTCCGGTCCGCTCAGCGATTTTAAATACCTGGTTGATGAAGGTACCCGCACCGGCCAGAATAATTATGCCGCCATAGGTAAAATCATGCAGGCATATATTTTCCAGGTAATGACCGACCTGCATGGCGATATACCTTTTTCAGAGGCGCTATCTGCCAATGAAGGAAATTCAAAACCCAAATTTGATACGCAGGAACAGGTATATGATGGACTTATTGTATTGCTAGACCAGGGGATTGCATTGATTGACGAACAGTCTTCCCAGCATCCGACATCAGATGATTTTTTCTTTAATGGTGATATGCACCTTTGGAAAAAATTTGCCAATACGCTGAAGCTGAAAATCTTCCTCCGGCAAGCCTATACTCGTCCTGCAGTTGCAGAAGCAGGTGTCAAAGCCTTATATGCAGCATCTGCAGAATTCATCGATTACCAGGAAGACGCACTGGTGCCCTTTAATACAGAGCAGTTTAACCAGAATCCATTGTTTGCCACCTACCAGACATTAACCAGCGATAACCTGATCGCCAGTAATACAGTGTTGAACTACCTGGAGGCAACCAATGACCCTCGTACCGATGTATTTTTTTCCAGGGCAACCGCCGCACCAAATGCCGGAAGCCATGCGGGTATCGACCAGGGTAACGGACCAAATTTATTGGGCAACCAAAATGCCAATAGTTATTCAAGGCCCGGTCCGGCAGTAGGTGGCCCAATAACTGCAGATGAACCAGATGGTGGTGCAGCCGCACCTGTGATATTTATGAGTTCAGCCGAGAGTTATTTTTTGCAGGCTGAGGCTGTTGCCCGGGGATGGGGCGATGGCGATGCCAGGCAATTATATGAAGATGGCATCCTGCTCTCATTTTTACATTGGGACATTTCTGAAACAGCCTATGGTAATTATGTTTCGCAAGCTGCAGTTAAATTTCCGGAGGGTGGATCAGCAGAGCAAAAAATACAACAGATCATCACCCAGAAATGGGTCAGTTTCTGTGGTACTGAGAACCTCGAAGCATGGAATGAATGGCGTCGTACAGGATACCCGGATATTTTCGAAATCTCTGCTACAACCAGTATAGGAAATATTTTCCCGGTGCGTATTTTATATGCAGATTCTGAAGTGAGCCGCAATCCCAATACTCCGGCACAGAAAACCGTGAAAGATAAAATATGGTGGGATGTAAATACAAGCGGACAAAATTAA
- a CDS encoding 50S ribosomal protein L25, whose product MKTITIEGQLRTETGKKATRQLRSEEKVPGVIYGGATEINFVAPAKAFKTLVYTPEFQLAEVKIDGKAYRCILKDLQFDKVSDVLTHVDLLELVEDKKVIATLPLHLVGAPKGVKEGGKLVTKIKSLKVKTLPKYLKSSIELDVTNLGLNENVRVEDVKAENMEILNSPRIPIASIVMTRQLKQEEAAAEKKK is encoded by the coding sequence ATGAAGACAATTACAATCGAAGGACAACTCAGGACCGAAACCGGGAAAAAAGCCACCCGCCAACTTCGCTCTGAGGAAAAAGTGCCAGGTGTAATTTATGGAGGTGCAACCGAAATTAATTTCGTTGCCCCAGCCAAGGCTTTTAAGACCCTGGTGTACACCCCTGAATTCCAGTTGGCAGAAGTGAAAATTGATGGAAAAGCTTATCGCTGCATCCTGAAAGACCTGCAATTCGACAAAGTTTCAGACGTATTAACGCATGTTGATCTGCTTGAACTGGTTGAAGATAAAAAAGTGATCGCTACTTTACCCCTGCATCTGGTAGGTGCGCCTAAAGGAGTTAAAGAGGGTGGTAAACTCGTTACCAAGATCAAATCACTGAAGGTTAAAACCCTCCCTAAATACCTGAAAAGCAGTATTGAACTGGATGTCACCAACCTCGGCCTGAACGAAAATGTTCGCGTAGAAGACGTAAAGGCTGAAAATATGGAAATACTTAACTCTCCGCGTATTCCAATCGCTTCTATTGTTATGACCCGCCAATTGAAGCAGGAAGAAGCTGCCGCTGAGAAGAAGAAGTAA